Below is a window of Hyalangium ruber DNA.
AGCCCCTGCTGGAAGCCCGGCCCCAGCTCTTCCAGCGCCTTCTCGACGGGGAAGCTCTGGGGCCAGTGGAACTGCTGCGGGAAGACCAGCGGCTCGAAGCCGCCCGGGAAGCACGAGGAGGCGGCGACGATGTCCGCCAGCCGGATGTGCTGCGCCACGGAGCGCGGCAGCCCGCAGGCGTTGTTGCCCAACAGGGCCATCGTGTTGGCGCTGCGCCGGAAGCGGAAGTCCAACCCGGTGTGGAACTCGGTGGAGTTGAAGATGGCCTCCTGGAGCTGCAGCTTCTCGGCGTTCAGCACCTCGCCGAAGCGGCGGTCACCGAACAGGTCGGGCCGGGCGTACACGTCCGCGGCGGAGCGGATGAGGCTCGCCCAGGCATGGCTGCCGTGGTCGCGGTTCGTGGTCAGGCACTCCAGCGCCTCGCTGATGACGTTGGTCCGCTTCAGGTACGCCGAATAGGACTCGTGGAACTCCGGGAACGACTTGCCGTCGAGCTGGCTCACCACCCAGGCCATGCCGGTGATGGTGCCGCCGGACACGGTGGACAGCCCCACCACGTCCCCCAGCAGCCCCACCCGGTCCAGGAACCGCAGCGTCCCCAGGTGGAAGGCCGCCGCGCGGTAGCCTCCTCCGGACAACGAGAGCGCGAGAGGCCCCAGGGGACCGTGCTTGTCGGACCCGGTGGGCGGGGACACGGCGTCGCTCATGATCGAACTCCGAGAGGAGGGAGGGGAAACTATACCCCATTGCCCTCGCGCTCTTTTTCACGGCTGGTGAGGCCAAGCGAGGGAGTTGGCGTTATCCTCCCCGGCGCCCCGGGCCGGCGGGCATTTCCAGGAGGTAGAGAACGTGACTCGCTGGAGCATGGTGCTGTGCAGTGCGGTGGTGTGGCTGAGTGCCTGTGGCTCCCCACTCGGGGACGCCGAGCTGAAGACCGACGAGGCCGAATACGCCCCTGGCTCGGAGCTGACGCTGAGCCTGCACAACGAATCATTCGAGAAGCTCGGCTACAACCTCTGCGGTGTCTCGCTGCAGCGCTCCACGGAGGCGGGCTGGGAGACCCTCCCGGCCGAGCGGCAGGAGGTCTGCCAGAGCATCCTCCTCAGCCTGGGACCGGGCGAAGCGGAGTCGGTGAGCCTGACCCTGGCGGGGACCCTTCCCGAGGGGGAGTACCGCTTCCTGACGCGCGTGGAGTGGGATGGGGAGCGCGAGGAGTTGGCCTCTCCGCCCTTCCGCGTGGTGCGGTAGCACGCGACGTGGCTGAACGGACGCATGGCTGAACGTCCAGACAGGGAGCCACGCCAGTGAGCGGCCTGGCGTGGCTCAGCCTCGCTGCCTGCACGGGGCAGCTCGCCCTGGCGGGGCTGGCCCTGGCGCGCGTGGGCAGGAGCCCCCTGGCCCTGCCCCTCTCCCTGCTGTCCATCGCGCTGTCCACGTGGAACTTCGCCAACTTCGCCTACGCCGTCTCCGGCGAGGAGGGCTGGAGGCTCGTCACCCTCGCCGCCAAGCTCATGGCCGCCCCGTGCGCCATGCACTTCATCCTCGCCTTCATCGGCCAGCGTCGCCGCTTCGCCGTGGGCATCTACTCCACCTATGCCCTGTTCGGCGTGCTCGCCGCCGTGGCCCTGTCCGCGCTCGGCTCCAAGTGGCTGGCCGAGCG
It encodes the following:
- a CDS encoding immunoglobulin-like domain-containing protein; this encodes MTRWSMVLCSAVVWLSACGSPLGDAELKTDEAEYAPGSELTLSLHNESFEKLGYNLCGVSLQRSTEAGWETLPAERQEVCQSILLSLGPGEAESVSLTLAGTLPEGEYRFLTRVEWDGEREELASPPFRVVR